From a single Nicotiana tabacum cultivar K326 chromosome 8, ASM71507v2, whole genome shotgun sequence genomic region:
- the LOC107826886 gene encoding uncharacterized protein LOC107826886 produces the protein MSNLSKLEFVALDISEKNCLSWVLDAVIHLAAKGLGDTITQAKDPFELWTGLKERYDHLKATILLRARYEWMHLQLQDFKTQYRERGFKKYYELISCLLVVEQHNTLLLKNHEDRPTGSAPLPEVSTAARRDMSRKRQNNNHGYMNVRGHANGKRRYNSRHRDELGKGVAAECEHLQEKLRSMQSEMD, from the exons atgtcgaATTTGTCAAAGCTTGAGTTTGTAGCACTTGATATTTCTGAAAAGAATTGTCTATCATGGGTTCTCGATGCTGTGATTCACTTAGCCGCTAAAGGCCTTGGTGACACCATTACTCAGG CGAAAGATCCATTTGAATTGTGGACTGGCCTGAAGGAAAGGTATGATCACCTTAAGGCTACAATATTGCTGAGGGCTCGATATGAGTGGATGCACTTACAATTGCAAGATTTTAAGACC CAATACCGTGAAAGAGGTTTTAAAAAGTATTATGAATTGATCTCATGCCTTCTGGTGGTTGAGCAACATAATACCCTTTTGCTGAAAAATCATGAAGACCGTCCCACAGGGTCAGCTCCGCTTCCTGAAGTGAGTACGGCAGCTAGACGTGATATGTCTAGAAAAAGACAGAATAATAATCATGGCTATATGAATGTACGTGGGCATGCCAATGGTAAGAGACGATATAATAGTCGTCATCGTGATGAGTTGGGAAAGGGAGTTGCCGCAGAGTGCGAGCATCTGCAGGAGAAATTGAGGTCAATGCAGTCGGAGATGGATTAG